GATATTTGCCCAATACTATATATATATGATCCAAACTTGGTAAAGGGGAAAGTTGTTCACCCCTACCCGTGGCGATGACTGTTCCACCAGCAACGCAAAAGGGAACATCGGAACCCAAAATAGCACCCAACTCTTCTATTTCCGTTTGAGTAAGTCCCAAGTTCCACAGTAAGTCTATCCCCACCAATACGGCGGCGGCGTTTGTTGAACCTCCAGCCAAGCCAGCCGCTACAGGAATATTTTTATTCAGGGTGATTTCTACACCGCCATATTTGGCGAAGGCTTCAGGAAATTTTGTCGCCATCAGTTCGGCGGCGCGATAGATTAAATTACTTTTATCTGTGGGAACTTGTGGATGGTTGCAATTTACGCGGATAGTTCTATCGTTGATGGAATATATTTCAATCTCGTCAGCTAGGTCGATACTTTGCAATATCATCACTAACTCATGAAAACCATCTGGTCTGTTGCCGATGATTTCTAGATACAAGTTGATTTTAGCAGGGGCGATTAGTTTCATGGTCAGTTATCAGTTGTCAGTTATCAGTTATCAGTTGTCAGTTATCAGTTATCAGTTATCAGTTATCAGTTATCAGTTGTTCTTCTCCCTCATTTCCCTCATCTCCCCTACTTCCTACTCCCACCAAGTTGGCTAACTCTACCCACTGCTGAGTGCTGATGTCTTCTGCTCTAGCTTGGGGGT
Above is a genomic segment from Nostoc sp. MS1 containing:
- the ispE gene encoding 4-(cytidine 5'-diphospho)-2-C-methyl-D-erythritol kinase, which encodes MKLIAPAKINLYLEIIGNRPDGFHELVMILQSIDLADEIEIYSINDRTIRVNCNHPQVPTDKSNLIYRAAELMATKFPEAFAKYGGVEITLNKNIPVAAGLAGGSTNAAAVLVGIDLLWNLGLTQTEIEELGAILGSDVPFCVAGGTVIATGRGEQLSPLPSLDHIYIVLGKYRSLEVSTAWAYTTYRQEYGHTYLHDTNDLAARAAAVHSGPIVKAILEKDAIAIAQKLHNDLEKVVLPSYPQVLQLRELFASQPGVIGTMMSGSGPSVFALCETQQQAQQIKQQVRQTIPDEDLELFVTRTIAHGVKVLTVDS